One uncultured Carboxylicivirga sp. genomic window, AACCAGTTTCAGGTGATGATACCTGTATAATAATCTTTTGGCTACCTCAAATCCCTTCATATCAGGCATTTCAATATCCAATAATATGATATCGGCCTGATTCAGTTTACTACTACTCAATAAATCGCCCCCCGAACTAAACTGATCGATAACATTGTAGTGTAACTTCTCTTCAAGAAAGAAGGTCACTGCTTCCAGGAAGCTCTTATTATCGTCAACAACAATTAGTTTCATTGTTTTTTTTAGTTTTAACCCGATACATAGGTTTTTTAATACTCCCACTCTTCATCTATTATTGATGATGTAAAGATAGAGTAGCCAAAAGGCGTTTTTTAGAGGTAATTTGTAGGAATTTATAAGGTATTTTTACCTTATAGGTATTGAGGGTTTTCCATGTAGAGGGTTAGGGAAAACTTGTCGGAAGGAAATACTATAGTTCTATTAGTTGATTCTTAATGGCATATACAACAAGGCTTACAGCATTCTTACTGCCTGTTTTTTCAAGCATAAGTGTTTTATAATTCGAAACTGTTTTAGGCGACAGATTCGTTTTGTCTGCTATTTCTTTAGCCGATAAACCATCCACCATATAAGTGAGTATTTCAATCTCTTTGGTATTTAATTCTATTTCAGGCTGACTGTCTGTTTGATTTTTTTCCTGACGGTATTTTATAATCATTTCCTGTAATAAGGCAGCAGAAAAGAAAGTGCCACCTTTTAAAACAGACCTGATGGCATTTGACAATTCTTCGAGGTTTGCTGTTTTAAATACGAAACCTTTGGCACCTGAAGTCATCATATCGTAATAATACTGATGATCCGTAAACATTGAAATAGCCAATACTTTTATGTCAGGTTTAATTTCCAATGCTTTCTGAAGTGCTTCAATGCCATTCATACGTGGCATTTCAATATCCATTAAAACAAGGTCAGCATCATTGCTCTTTAATAGCTCTATAAATTCCACACCGTTTGAAGCCTGTGCTATAACCTTACCAATATTATTGAGCTCTAATAATGTTTTTAATCCATCTCTGAATAAATCATGGTCGTCAACTAATATTATATTGGGTAGATCTGTATTCATTTGTTAATTGTTTTGCCGTTTATTAATCTATTTCATTTGCGTTTGAAAGGTGCGTGGCAACAATTATCTTCATCTTGAATCCATTCTCTTTCTTTTGTTTGAAATCGATTATACCACCTACACTTTTTACCCTATTTATAATATTGTTAATTCCCATGCCAGGGTTGGGTTTATTCCCATGGCTCTCTGATAACCCTTTACCATCATCAGAGTATGTAAAATAAATAATCTCACCTTCTTTTTTAATAGTAATCTCAGAGAGATTGGCACCTGCATGTTTTATGGTGTTATTAATAAGTTCGGTGGTTACTCTGTAAAACATTACTTCAAGGTCTTTATCCAATCGTTGAGATAGATTTTGTTTCAGATTAACGTTTAGCTTACCTGTTTCTTTAATTTTTTCAATAAAAATATTCAGGGCTTCAATAAGGCCGTAATTTATTAAAACATGTGGGCTAAGATTCTGCGAAACTTCTTTAATTGATTTGGTAGCCTCGTTGATACTTTCATTAATTTTCTTTTTAATGATCTCAATGTGTTCCTGGTTATCGGTGTCATTCAGCCACTGAAGGTAAAGTTTAATGGTTGACAGAATGGGACCAATGCCATCATGTAATTCCTTTGCAAACCGAACTCTTTCCCTTTCTTCAGTTCTGATGGTCGCTAAACTGAAATCCTGTTCCAGCTTTTTAAATTTTGTAATGTCTCTTACAATTGCCTGTACATACTTATTTTCACCAATTAAAATACTGTTAAGTGATGCTTCGGTATAAGCCAGAGATTTATCTTTTCTAATTACTATCCAATCAAATATCTGCGATTCACCTTCCATCAGCTTTTTTTTGTAATAAGAGAGGGCCGTAACTGTTAATTCTCCATTCGCCTGATATTTGGGTGAAAAGTCTATAGGGCTAAGTCCCATTATTTCATTTTTGCTGTCAAATTGCAGAAGTTTTATTGCCTGACTGTTACATTCAATACAATGATCATCCGTGTCAAAAATAAAGATGGCATCATTGGCACTTTCAAATAATTCTCTAAAGCGCTCTTCTTCAATTTCAAGTAATGCTTTAGTGTTTTCAAGATCTTCAATTGTTTTATTCAGTTCAATTGTTTTTGCTTCCAGAGCTTTGGTTTTTCGCTCTAATTCATGAATGTGTTGTTGAAGTTGAGGATAATAGCTTTTACTAACGGAATCTTCACCGAGCCCAAGAACCTTTCGTCTAATTACTTCCTTATCTTCGTTATGTTCACTCATGTTTGAACCTGTTGAAATCTAATTGTTTAGTATAATAGTTTCGTAAATAGCTGCTTGATGTCATCCAACTCTACATCTCTTGGATTTGTTGCAATACAAGGATCATAAAAAGCATTGGTGGCAATTTGTTCAATGTTGATATCTTCAATATTATAGTGTTTAAATGACGTTGCAACACCAAGTGAATTTGCTAATTGCCTTATTTTGTCTGTTAGCTTAGCCTTAATCTGATCATCAGGTGTTTTAACATCACCCCCCATACTCACATAGATATCTTTAAATTTTTCAGGGCAACTTTCGAAGTTAAAGTCTATACAATAATCCATTAAAATAGCATTGCACTCTCCATGTGGTAAATCTTTCAATCCACCAAGGCTATGCGCCATTGCATGGATTATTCCTAAACTGGCATTAGAGAATGCTATGCCTGCCAGCATACTTCCCATCATAACATTGTTTCTGGCTTCTACGTTATACGGTTCATTAACCGCGGTAAACAGATTGTTGCTCAGTAAATCAATAGCTTTTAATGCATTTATATTTGTAAATACAGAACTGGCGTTCGATACATACGCTTCTATGGCATGAACCAAGGCATCAATTCCCGTATTGATTGTTAATTCCGCATCCATTGATGTGGTTGTTATGGCATCGATAATGGCGACATCAGGTACCAGAGCCTTGCTAATAATGGCTATCTTCTTTTGTTTTTGGGTGTTTAAAATAATGGCAAATTGAGAGATGTCGGCAGATGAACCGGCTGTTGTTGGAATACAGATTAAAGGAGGCATTGGGACACGAATATTATCAACACCTTCGAATTCATTTATGTCTTTGCCATTTGTACAAACAATACCAATTCCTTTTGCACAGTCAATAACACTACCTCCTCCAATGGCAATAATAAGATTACATTTTTCTTTTATGTACAATTTAGCTCCTTCGTTCACCTCAAAGTCTTTTGGATTAGGAGTGATATTGTTATAAATAATGTAATTGAGTTGATTTTCCTGTAACGACTCTTCCAGTTCTTTTACCCATCCGGCTTTTTGTATACCAGAATCAGTTACAAGAAGAATCTTATTTGCATTGAAGTTTTTAGCAAATTTGGCAGCAAGGCCAATTGAATTATCTCCATATATAATCTCCGGAACCCTGTATTTTCTTAAGTTCATACCAAAATTATTCGTTGCGTTACCGAAATAAGTTACAAGAAAAATTCTTTTTTACTTAATTTTTTAATGAGTTTATCAAATTATTGTAGTTTTTAATCACCTGATAGGCTTTACTATCCTTTTCGATTGTATTTTTTTCGGTATTGAAGAGGAGTTAGTTTTGTAATTTGTTTGAACTGCCTGTTAAAGTAGGAAATACTGTTGAAGCCACATTTTGCAGCAATATTTCCAAAGCTGTCTGTTGTGCCGGCAATTAAGTTACCTGCATATTCAATTCTCATTTCATTCAAAAAAACGGTATATGGTTTTCCGGTTCGCTGCTTGAAATAACGACAGAATGAATTTGGAGTCATATTTGCGACTTCTGAAATTTTCTGTAATTCAATTTCTTCCTTGAAATTTCTGGATAGATACTGAAATACAATATTGATTCTTTCGTTATCGACTTGTTTGGTTGGAGTTTGATAACTGATGGTCGACAGGCTACGGCAATCTTTTGATTGGGCAAAGATATTGAGAATGTTCATAAAAGTTTGAAATCGTTCGAAGCCATCCTGAGTTTGGCAATCCTTAATTAATTGGGAAACTTGAACCTTATCCTCACCTTCAAGTCTTAATCCTTTAGAAGCTTCTGCCAATAACCTTTTAATATGTGCCATTTCCGGAATTTCAAAGAACTGCTGACCAAATGACTCATCCTTAAAGAAAAGGGAAATGCTGTGAACTTTTAACTTGGAGTCATGCTCATAATAGGCTTCATCACATCGGGTTACATGCGGTACATTTTTACCAATCATAAATATGTCATCAGGTTGAAATCGTTCGATATGATTGCCTATGAAGCTTGTTCCTTCTCCTTTTAAAATTAAAGTTATCTGGTGTTCAGGGTGATAATGAATATTGTCATAGAAAGTTGATCCTTTATCGACCTGATGGCGAAAAGAATTATTGCCGGTTTTTGGAATGATAAATCTGATAGCTTTCATAAACAATAAAATGCCTTAAATTACCATTAAATATAGTTAAAGCTCTAAAAGTAGAATAAATAGTTCAAAAAATGGTTAATATAAGAGTATAAAAGGATATAAATATCCGATATGTTTGTGATGTATATTAATCATTAAAACTATTAGTATGAAACCAAACTGGAAAGGAGTATATCCTGCAGTAACTACAAAATTTAAAGAAAACGGAGAGCTTGATATTGAAGCTTTTATTAAAAACATAGAATATCAGATTGAGTCAGGTGTTTCCGGTATTATTCTGGGAGGATCATTGGGGGAATCCAGCACGCTTAGTGGCGATGAGAAAATTCAACTGGTACAGGCTCTTCAACCTTATCGATCAAAGGTGCCGGTTATAATGAATATTGCAGAATCGAGTACTGAAAGAGCCATTGAAGCGGCACAGAGAGCTGAAAAAGAAGGTGCTGATGGCCTGATGTTATTGCCTCCGCTTTTGTATAAGGCCGATGATCAGGAGACAGTGACTTATTTCAAAGAGGTGGCAGCCTCAACATTCCTACCGATTTTGCTTTATAATAATCCGGTTGATTATAAGATTGAGATCACTGTAGATATGTTTGAGCAACTGAAAGATGTGAGCAATATTGAAGCAGTGAAAGAATCAACCCGTGATTTGACCAATATTACCCGAATGAAAAATGCTTTTGGTGATCGTTTTAAGATTATGGGAGGTGTTGATACGCTTTGTCTCGAAGCTCTTTTACTGGGGGCTGATGGTTTGGTGGCAGGATTGGTTTGTGCTTTCCCGAAAGAAACAGTTGTATTGTTTGAATTAGCTAAACAAGGTAAAATCGAAGAAGCGGTTCAGTTATATCGTTGGTTTATGCCATTGCTCGAAATGGATATTCATCCTAAGCTTGTTCAGTATATCAAACTTTGTGAGGTATATACTGAAATAGGAACTGAGTTTGTGCGGTCACCACGCAAAATGATTAGCGGAGATGAACGAGAAAAAATCATTCAAACCATTGAAGCTGCGTTAGAAAATAGACCTGTGTTCGAATAAAAACATTTTATAGTGACAGATATTAAAGAAAGCGTAAATAGCGCAATGCTTGAGGCTGCTGAAGCATTTAAAAGATTAAAGCATACATCTGGCAAGGATAAGGCAAAGTTTTTAAGACTGATTGGAGAAGAAATGGAGCGTTTAGGTGATGAGCTTATTCAAACAGTTATGGAAGAGACTAATTTACCTGAAGCAAGAGTTGTTGGAGAACGCGGCAGAACAGTTGGTCAATTAAATAAGTTTGCAGACCTGGTGGAAGAAGGATCGTGGATAGAAGCAGTAATTGATATAGGTGATGCGGGTAGGCAACCTTTATCCAAACCTGATTTAAGAAAACTATTGATACCTATGGGCCCGATAGTTGTATTTGGAGCAGGTAATTTTCCACTGGCTTTTTCTGTTGCCGGAGGAGATACAGCATCGGCTTTAGCAGGAGGAAATCCGGTAGTTGTTAAAGGTCACCCCGCCCATCCTAAAACCAGTTTATTGGTATCTGCAGCTATTAAAAAAGCTGTAAGCCAATGTGAGTTGCCAAGTGG contains:
- a CDS encoding response regulator transcription factor codes for the protein MNTDLPNIILVDDHDLFRDGLKTLLELNNIGKVIAQASNGVEFIELLKSNDADLVLMDIEMPRMNGIEALQKALEIKPDIKVLAISMFTDHQYYYDMMTSGAKGFVFKTANLEELSNAIRSVLKGGTFFSAALLQEMIIKYRQEKNQTDSQPEIELNTKEIEILTYMVDGLSAKEIADKTNLSPKTVSNYKTLMLEKTGSKNAVSLVVYAIKNQLIEL
- the ercA gene encoding alcohol dehydrogenase-like regulatory protein ErcA, whose amino-acid sequence is MNLRKYRVPEIIYGDNSIGLAAKFAKNFNANKILLVTDSGIQKAGWVKELEESLQENQLNYIIYNNITPNPKDFEVNEGAKLYIKEKCNLIIAIGGGSVIDCAKGIGIVCTNGKDINEFEGVDNIRVPMPPLICIPTTAGSSADISQFAIILNTQKQKKIAIISKALVPDVAIIDAITTTSMDAELTINTGIDALVHAIEAYVSNASSVFTNINALKAIDLLSNNLFTAVNEPYNVEARNNVMMGSMLAGIAFSNASLGIIHAMAHSLGGLKDLPHGECNAILMDYCIDFNFESCPEKFKDIYVSMGGDVKTPDDQIKAKLTDKIRQLANSLGVATSFKHYNIEDINIEQIATNAFYDPCIATNPRDVELDDIKQLFTKLLY
- a CDS encoding AraC family transcriptional regulator — translated: MKAIRFIIPKTGNNSFRHQVDKGSTFYDNIHYHPEHQITLILKGEGTSFIGNHIERFQPDDIFMIGKNVPHVTRCDEAYYEHDSKLKVHSISLFFKDESFGQQFFEIPEMAHIKRLLAEASKGLRLEGEDKVQVSQLIKDCQTQDGFERFQTFMNILNIFAQSKDCRSLSTISYQTPTKQVDNERINIVFQYLSRNFKEEIELQKISEVANMTPNSFCRYFKQRTGKPYTVFLNEMRIEYAGNLIAGTTDSFGNIAAKCGFNSISYFNRQFKQITKLTPLQYRKKYNRKG
- a CDS encoding response regulator transcription factor, translated to MKLIVVDDNKSFLEAVTFFLEEKLHYNVIDQFSSGGDLLSSSKLNQADIILLDIEMPDMKGFEVAKRLLYRYHHLKLVAVTNHSDSVFLNDLIGSGFRGFVPKNTVFDHMSKVLTEVHNNSYSFPTNLKLKNLTQEINSKRGETL
- a CDS encoding dihydrodipicolinate synthase family protein, translating into MKPNWKGVYPAVTTKFKENGELDIEAFIKNIEYQIESGVSGIILGGSLGESSTLSGDEKIQLVQALQPYRSKVPVIMNIAESSTERAIEAAQRAEKEGADGLMLLPPLLYKADDQETVTYFKEVAASTFLPILLYNNPVDYKIEITVDMFEQLKDVSNIEAVKESTRDLTNITRMKNAFGDRFKIMGGVDTLCLEALLLGADGLVAGLVCAFPKETVVLFELAKQGKIEEAVQLYRWFMPLLEMDIHPKLVQYIKLCEVYTEIGTEFVRSPRKMISGDEREKIIQTIEAALENRPVFE
- a CDS encoding PAS domain S-box protein, with amino-acid sequence MSEHNEDKEVIRRKVLGLGEDSVSKSYYPQLQQHIHELERKTKALEAKTIELNKTIEDLENTKALLEIEEERFRELFESANDAIFIFDTDDHCIECNSQAIKLLQFDSKNEIMGLSPIDFSPKYQANGELTVTALSYYKKKLMEGESQIFDWIVIRKDKSLAYTEASLNSILIGENKYVQAIVRDITKFKKLEQDFSLATIRTEERERVRFAKELHDGIGPILSTIKLYLQWLNDTDNQEHIEIIKKKINESINEATKSIKEVSQNLSPHVLINYGLIEALNIFIEKIKETGKLNVNLKQNLSQRLDKDLEVMFYRVTTELINNTIKHAGANLSEITIKKEGEIIYFTYSDDGKGLSESHGNKPNPGMGINNIINRVKSVGGIIDFKQKKENGFKMKIIVATHLSNANEID